A window from Candidatus Hydrogenedentota bacterium encodes these proteins:
- a CDS encoding sigma-54 dependent transcriptional regulator encodes MTRTETRARLLVVDDEPGIRQVLETAFTDRGLDVSAASNGDKAIELLQEKPFDVVITDLKMPGRDGMAVLRAAKEAAVDASIIVITAYGTLETAVEAMRLGAFDFIAKPFKLQEIELKVDKILRHRAEVIALPPGKQAPGLVDRRRIIGDSKLTRQLLKMIDKIGPSRSSVLITGPSGTGKELVARAIHDASPRRERPFLALNCAALAPGVLESELFGHERGAFTGATGQRAGRFEQAHTGTLFLDEVAEIDPSIQTKLLRVLQEGEFERVGGQQTIKVDVRIVAATNRDLREAIEKGDFREDFYYRLNVFSLRTEPLKRRRDDIPALVDVFLARFSAETGKTVAGVEDEVMSFFMRYPWPGNIRELENMLERAVVLCEGSIVTVEELPQELFFVQEDDEPEPVEAPEHGSLIERTDKLESEMIQAALERFRWNKTKAAEHLGLKRTTLQYKIKKYGLE; translated from the coding sequence GTGACGCGAACAGAGACACGAGCCCGTTTGTTGGTAGTGGATGACGAGCCGGGTATCCGGCAGGTGCTGGAGACCGCGTTCACGGACCGCGGCCTGGACGTGAGCGCGGCGTCGAACGGCGATAAAGCCATCGAGCTGCTTCAGGAAAAACCGTTTGACGTCGTAATCACGGATCTCAAAATGCCCGGCCGCGACGGGATGGCCGTGTTGCGCGCCGCGAAAGAAGCCGCGGTCGACGCGAGCATCATTGTAATCACGGCCTACGGCACGTTGGAGACGGCTGTCGAGGCGATGCGCCTGGGCGCTTTCGATTTCATCGCGAAACCGTTTAAGCTCCAGGAAATTGAGCTCAAGGTTGACAAGATTCTGCGGCACAGAGCCGAAGTCATTGCCCTGCCGCCGGGGAAGCAAGCCCCCGGACTGGTTGACCGGCGCCGGATCATTGGCGACAGCAAGCTAACCAGGCAACTGTTGAAAATGATCGACAAGATTGGCCCGAGCCGGAGTTCGGTGCTGATCACGGGTCCGAGCGGCACGGGAAAAGAACTGGTGGCGCGCGCGATCCACGACGCGAGCCCCCGCCGCGAACGGCCGTTCCTGGCGTTAAACTGCGCAGCCCTCGCGCCGGGCGTGCTCGAAAGCGAATTGTTCGGGCACGAGCGCGGCGCCTTCACGGGCGCCACGGGCCAACGCGCCGGACGCTTCGAGCAGGCCCATACCGGAACGCTTTTCCTAGATGAAGTGGCCGAGATCGACCCGTCCATCCAGACCAAACTGCTGCGTGTGCTTCAAGAGGGCGAATTCGAGCGCGTGGGCGGACAGCAGACCATCAAGGTTGACGTGCGCATCGTCGCGGCCACCAACCGCGACCTCCGCGAGGCCATCGAGAAGGGTGATTTCCGCGAGGATTTCTATTACCGGCTGAACGTGTTTTCCCTGCGCACCGAGCCGCTCAAGCGCCGCCGCGACGACATCCCCGCGCTGGTGGACGTGTTTCTGGCGCGATTCAGCGCCGAGACCGGAAAGACGGTCGCGGGCGTGGAAGACGAGGTCATGAGCTTCTTCATGCGCTACCCGTGGCCGGGCAACATTCGCGAACTCGAGAATATGCTCGAGCGCGCGGTGGTGTTGTGCGAGGGAAGCATCGTCACGGTCGAAGAGTTGCCCCAGGAACTGTTCTTCGTGCAGGAAGACGACGAACCCGAGCCCGTGGAAGCCCCGGAACACGGCTCGCTGATCGAACGTACGGACAAGCTCGAAAGCGAGATGATCCAGGCCGCCCTCGAGCGGTTCCGGTGGAACAAGACCAAGGCTGCCGAGCATCTCGGCCTGAAACGCACCACCCTGCAGTACAAGATCAAGAAATACGGATTGGAGTAG
- a CDS encoding flagellar biosynthesis anti-sigma factor FlgM produces MVGINGIGGIPEPVPERPANVRDRKREVESAPAREDGVRISPEAQEAATSARVANIAREDDGIRADEVAAAKERLERGDFRLPEVVAEVARRLSKYLP; encoded by the coding sequence ATGGTTGGAATCAACGGAATAGGCGGCATACCTGAGCCAGTCCCTGAGCGCCCAGCCAATGTCCGCGACCGCAAGCGCGAAGTGGAAAGCGCACCCGCGCGCGAGGACGGGGTTCGCATCAGTCCCGAGGCGCAGGAAGCCGCAACCAGCGCGCGCGTGGCGAATATCGCCCGCGAAGACGACGGCATTCGCGCCGACGAGGTAGCCGCCGCGAAAGAACGGCTCGAACGGGGCGATTTTCGGTTGCCGGAGGTGGTGGCCGAGGTCGCGCGCCGGTTGAGCAAGTATTTGCCATAA
- a CDS encoding glycoside hydrolase family 28 protein has product MTASCWAVIACCAIWGLPATTAPAGPDAIAPLQAPFPMPALERPRFPERAYDIRDYGARGDGETKNTDAIRKAVAACAAEGGGTVRVPPGKWLTGAIHLESNVNLRLDQGAELHFSTDPEDYLPPVFTRWAGFEVYNYSPLIYARDCENIAVTGPGKLFGHGPSWWPWAKIQEETSRRIYHEQVLKDVPAEKRVYGTPEAGLRPQFISPINCRNVLLEGFEIAGPGPFWTIHIVYCENVLVRGLTLYTVGGPNTDGINLDSTRNALIEACDINAGDDAIALKSGINEEGRRIGRPTENVVIRNIRAGQTHGGMVIGSDMSGGVRNVYGHSCEFTGSLIGIRLKSNASRGGVVENCLFENIRMADIGQGAIVLQTDYGAWMASEDGSAYPLFRNLAFKNITCGGAAQAVSMTATEHLPIQNVTLEHVAIQAKAGMRFEWVDGITLRDVTIEPASGNPPIIFEHCTDIIQSE; this is encoded by the coding sequence ATGACTGCATCGTGCTGGGCGGTCATCGCGTGCTGCGCGATATGGGGTCTGCCCGCAACAACGGCACCGGCCGGTCCCGATGCCATCGCGCCGCTGCAAGCCCCGTTTCCCATGCCTGCCCTTGAACGCCCCCGGTTTCCCGAGCGCGCCTATGATATCCGCGACTACGGCGCGCGAGGCGATGGCGAAACCAAGAACACAGACGCCATCCGCAAGGCTGTTGCCGCGTGCGCGGCGGAGGGGGGCGGGACAGTGCGGGTCCCCCCGGGCAAATGGCTGACCGGCGCGATTCACCTCGAGAGCAACGTGAACCTGCGTCTTGACCAGGGCGCTGAACTGCATTTCAGCACCGACCCTGAGGATTATCTCCCTCCCGTTTTCACACGATGGGCGGGATTCGAGGTGTACAACTACTCGCCGCTCATCTACGCCCGGGATTGCGAGAACATCGCCGTCACGGGACCCGGAAAACTGTTTGGACACGGTCCCTCGTGGTGGCCGTGGGCAAAGATCCAGGAGGAGACGAGCCGCCGCATCTATCACGAACAAGTGCTCAAAGACGTGCCCGCCGAGAAACGCGTTTACGGCACGCCCGAAGCGGGGTTGCGGCCGCAGTTCATCAGTCCGATCAATTGCCGGAACGTGTTGCTCGAGGGGTTCGAAATCGCGGGACCCGGGCCGTTCTGGACCATTCATATCGTGTATTGCGAAAACGTGCTCGTCCGCGGATTGACGCTCTACACCGTCGGCGGACCCAATACCGACGGGATCAACCTCGACTCGACCCGGAACGCCCTGATTGAAGCGTGCGACATAAACGCCGGCGACGACGCGATTGCCCTGAAGTCGGGCATCAACGAAGAAGGACGGCGTATCGGGCGGCCCACGGAAAACGTGGTCATCCGCAACATCCGGGCCGGACAGACGCACGGCGGCATGGTTATCGGCAGCGACATGTCCGGCGGCGTGCGCAACGTTTACGGCCACTCGTGCGAGTTTACCGGCTCGCTCATCGGCATTCGGTTGAAATCCAACGCATCGCGCGGTGGCGTCGTCGAGAACTGCCTGTTCGAGAACATCCGTATGGCCGATATCGGCCAGGGCGCCATCGTGCTCCAAACGGATTACGGCGCGTGGATGGCTTCCGAGGACGGCAGCGCCTATCCCCTGTTCCGTAACCTGGCCTTCAAGAACATCACCTGCGGCGGCGCCGCGCAAGCTGTCAGCATGACCGCTACCGAACACCTGCCCATCCAGAACGTGACGCTCGAGCACGTGGCCATCCAGGCCAAAGCCGGGATGCGTTTCGAATGGGTCGACGGCATCACCCTTCGTGACGTCACCATCGAACCCGCCAGCGGCAATCCCCCCATCATCTTCGAGCACTGCACAGACATCATCCAAAGCGAGTGA
- a CDS encoding septal ring lytic transglycosylase RlpA family protein: MWPFGGSVPGVEEGIASWYGDEYHGRATASGEIFDQEAMTAAHRELPFGTIVQVTNLKNHRTVVVRINDRGPFIRGRVIDLSRGAARELNMLRDGIVPVRLEVLEWGTGARL; this comes from the coding sequence ATGTGGCCGTTTGGCGGGTCGGTGCCGGGAGTTGAGGAAGGCATCGCCTCGTGGTACGGCGACGAGTACCATGGCCGGGCCACGGCGTCGGGCGAGATATTTGATCAGGAAGCCATGACGGCAGCCCACCGGGAACTCCCCTTCGGCACCATCGTGCAGGTCACCAACCTGAAGAACCACCGGACGGTTGTGGTGCGGATCAACGATCGGGGGCCGTTCATTCGCGGGCGGGTCATCGACTTGTCGCGCGGCGCGGCCCGCGAACTCAACATGTTGCGCGACGGCATTGTGCCGGTTCGTCTCGAGGTGTTGGAGTGGGGCACGGGCGCGCGCCTGTGA
- a CDS encoding sialidase family protein → MTRMQPVYVRVLLGCVLSACMALSRTVASAGDIEAIREQPAASILGSETIWGPAEIYIGWPTIAKTREGELLVAFSGDRDAHICPWGKTQLVRSSDNGATWTPAETVNNTPLDDRDAGIIQTRQGTLVVSWFTSLAFERNDQYRRHREKLSAETVNQWFGSWIRRSEDDGKTWGSYIRVETSAPHGPIELSDGRLLYVGCTGANTPEERVGVLESRDDGRTWTRIGSIAQAEGDDPSQCHEPHVAETAGGALVAMARYHGEGEFANHLRQAFSTDGGKTWTRFEPTPIWGYPPHLLRLDNGWLLVTYGRRTEPFGERACISKDDGKTWDVQSEIVLSQAPSSDLGYPASAQLGDGSILTVYYEVLEKGRKPPLRYTHWKLK, encoded by the coding sequence ATGACAAGAATGCAACCGGTTTACGTACGCGTCCTATTGGGATGTGTGCTGAGCGCATGCATGGCGTTGAGCCGAACCGTCGCGTCAGCCGGCGACATCGAGGCCATCCGCGAGCAGCCTGCGGCATCAATCCTGGGCTCCGAAACCATCTGGGGCCCCGCGGAGATCTACATCGGCTGGCCGACAATCGCCAAGACGCGCGAGGGCGAATTGCTTGTGGCGTTTTCGGGCGACCGCGACGCGCACATATGCCCCTGGGGCAAAACGCAGCTCGTGCGGAGCAGCGACAACGGCGCAACATGGACCCCGGCGGAGACGGTCAACAACACGCCCCTGGACGACCGCGACGCGGGCATCATCCAGACGCGGCAAGGCACGCTCGTGGTCAGTTGGTTCACGAGCCTCGCCTTCGAGAGAAACGACCAATACCGCCGGCACCGCGAGAAGCTGTCCGCCGAGACCGTGAACCAATGGTTCGGCTCCTGGATTCGCCGTTCGGAAGACGACGGCAAGACCTGGGGGAGCTACATCCGCGTCGAGACCTCCGCGCCCCACGGTCCCATCGAACTCAGCGACGGACGCCTCCTCTACGTCGGCTGTACCGGCGCGAACACCCCCGAGGAGCGCGTCGGCGTGCTGGAATCGCGCGACGACGGCCGCACGTGGACGCGTATCGGAAGCATCGCCCAGGCCGAGGGCGACGACCCCAGCCAGTGCCACGAACCCCATGTCGCGGAGACCGCCGGCGGCGCTCTGGTCGCCATGGCCCGGTACCACGGCGAGGGCGAGTTCGCCAACCATCTCCGGCAGGCGTTCAGCACCGACGGCGGCAAAACGTGGACCCGGTTCGAGCCGACGCCGATCTGGGGGTATCCGCCGCACCTGCTCCGGCTCGACAACGGCTGGCTCCTCGTCACATACGGCCGCCGCACCGAACCGTTCGGCGAGCGCGCCTGCATCAGCAAAGACGACGGCAAAACATGGGACGTCCAGAGCGAGATCGTGCTGTCCCAGGCGCCCAGCAGCGACCTCGGGTATCCCGCATCGGCCCAGCTCGGCGACGGCTCGATCCTCACCGTCTACTACGAGGTCCTCGAGAAAGGACGGAAACCGCCCCTGCGCTACACGCATTGGAAGCTGAAGTAG